Proteins encoded within one genomic window of Chitinophaga parva:
- the recA gene encoding recombinase RecA, with protein MSTANAEKLKALRLTMDKIEKDFGKGSVMMMGEKGSEPMEYISTGSLGLDIALGIGGLPKGRIIEIYGPESSGKTTLAIHTIAEAQKKGGICAIVDAEHAFDSSYAQRLGVDVDSLLISQPDHGEQALEIADRLILSGAVDVVVIDSVAALVPKGELEGEMGESKMGLQARLMSQALRKLTATISKTNCCCIFINQLREKIGVMFGNPETTTGGNALKFYASVRLDIRRMTQIKDGEEAVGNRVKVKVVKNKVAPPFRQAEFDIIFGQGISKVGEIIDMGVEFGIVQKSGSWFSYDGNKLGQGRDAVKTLLLDNPGLANEIEAKIKAKRLEMQAAEA; from the coding sequence ATGTCTACAGCCAATGCAGAAAAATTAAAGGCCCTTCGCCTTACCATGGATAAAATCGAAAAGGATTTTGGTAAGGGGTCTGTAATGATGATGGGAGAGAAAGGTTCGGAGCCGATGGAATACATTTCCACGGGTTCCCTGGGCCTGGATATAGCCCTTGGTATCGGCGGTTTACCCAAAGGAAGGATCATTGAAATATACGGCCCGGAGTCTTCCGGTAAGACGACCCTGGCTATTCATACAATTGCCGAAGCCCAGAAGAAAGGCGGCATTTGCGCTATTGTGGATGCGGAGCACGCGTTTGACAGTTCTTATGCGCAGCGCCTGGGTGTGGACGTGGACTCTTTGCTGATCTCCCAGCCGGACCATGGAGAGCAGGCACTGGAAATTGCGGATCGGTTGATCTTGTCTGGTGCGGTAGATGTAGTGGTGATCGATTCTGTGGCTGCCCTGGTGCCTAAAGGAGAACTGGAAGGGGAGATGGGAGAAAGCAAAATGGGCCTGCAGGCCCGCCTGATGTCACAGGCCCTGCGTAAGCTCACAGCTACTATTTCCAAAACAAACTGCTGCTGTATTTTCATTAACCAGCTGCGTGAAAAGATCGGTGTAATGTTCGGCAACCCCGAAACAACCACCGGTGGTAACGCCCTCAAATTTTACGCGTCTGTGCGCCTCGATATCCGCCGTATGACCCAGATCAAGGATGGAGAAGAGGCCGTGGGTAACCGCGTAAAAGTGAAAGTGGTAAAGAATAAAGTCGCCCCTCCCTTCCGCCAGGCAGAGTTCGACATTATCTTCGGCCAGGGTATTTCCAAAGTAGGTGAGATCATCGACATGGGTGTCGAATTTGGCATCGTGCAGAAGAGCGGTAGCTGGTTTAGCTACGATGGCAACAAACTGGGCCAGGGCCGCGATGCAGTGAAAACACTGCTGCTGGACAATCCTGGTTTGGCCAATGAAATTGAAGCCAAGATCAAAGCCAAGCGCCTGGAAATGCAGGCCGCCGAAGCGTAA
- the rpoN gene encoding RNA polymerase factor sigma-54 has protein sequence MLKQTQQQKLLQKLSPQQIQLMKLLQVPTVNLEERIKEELEENPALEYGEDEQHEDEFKDTPDEYEASGEEGEGEDFEPDGSENEYDNIDISEYVSDGDDDIADYKLRNDNYPDQDENKTIPVKVETSFHEHLLEQLGMLELEERQGVIAEQIIGSIDDDGYLRREISAIVDDLSFSQNIDTDEEEIRGLIKKIQEFDPAGVCCADLKECLLLQLHRKASDDPGVITAISILENYFDEFTKKHYEKIQKSLNLSDEDLKESISQIIRLNPRPGSNYANLNKAESYVLPDFFIFNNNGKLELTLNSKNAPDLRISEGYREMLKEYDRGDKKDRRQKEAVLFIKQKIDAAKWFIDAIKQRQHTLLSTMEAIMNYQHDFFITGDETSMRPMILKDIADITSLDISTVSRVANSKYVQTEFGTFRLKFFFSESLSTDSGEEVSTREVKKILSDLIAGEHKRKPLSDENLTKMLQDKGYNIARRTVAKYREQLNIPVARLRKEL, from the coding sequence ATGCTAAAACAGACCCAGCAACAAAAACTATTACAGAAGTTATCACCCCAGCAGATTCAGCTCATGAAACTGCTGCAGGTTCCTACTGTCAACCTGGAAGAGAGAATTAAGGAAGAGCTGGAAGAAAACCCGGCCCTGGAATATGGCGAAGACGAACAGCATGAAGATGAGTTCAAGGACACCCCGGATGAATATGAAGCCAGTGGAGAAGAGGGCGAAGGCGAAGACTTTGAGCCCGATGGCAGTGAAAATGAATATGACAATATCGATATTTCTGAATACGTGAGTGATGGCGATGATGACATTGCCGATTACAAGCTGCGCAACGATAATTATCCCGACCAGGATGAGAACAAGACCATCCCGGTAAAGGTGGAAACCTCCTTCCACGAGCACCTGCTGGAGCAACTGGGTATGCTGGAGCTGGAAGAGCGCCAGGGCGTGATCGCAGAGCAGATCATTGGCAGCATTGACGACGATGGCTACCTGCGCCGGGAGATCAGCGCCATCGTGGATGACCTTTCTTTTTCCCAGAATATTGATACAGACGAAGAAGAGATCCGTGGCCTGATCAAGAAGATCCAGGAATTTGACCCGGCCGGCGTGTGCTGTGCAGACCTGAAAGAGTGCCTGCTGCTGCAATTGCACCGCAAAGCCAGTGACGATCCGGGCGTGATCACCGCCATCTCTATCCTGGAAAATTACTTCGACGAGTTCACCAAGAAACACTACGAGAAAATACAAAAGTCGCTCAACCTGAGCGATGAAGACCTGAAGGAATCCATTTCCCAGATCATCCGGCTGAACCCGCGTCCCGGCAGCAATTACGCAAACCTGAACAAGGCTGAAAGCTACGTGCTGCCGGACTTTTTTATCTTCAATAATAATGGTAAACTGGAGCTCACGCTCAATTCCAAGAACGCACCGGACCTGCGCATTTCCGAGGGTTACCGGGAAATGCTGAAGGAGTACGACCGTGGTGATAAGAAAGACCGCCGCCAGAAGGAAGCGGTACTCTTCATCAAACAGAAGATAGACGCCGCGAAGTGGTTCATTGACGCCATCAAGCAGCGCCAGCACACGCTGTTGTCTACCATGGAGGCCATCATGAACTACCAGCATGATTTCTTCATCACCGGTGATGAAACTTCCATGCGGCCCATGATCCTCAAGGATATTGCTGACATTACGTCCCTGGACATTTCTACCGTAAGCCGCGTGGCAAACAGTAAGTATGTGCAAACCGAGTTTGGTACCTTCCGCCTCAAGTTCTTTTTCTCCGAATCACTTTCTACAGACAGCGGGGAGGAAGTATCTACCCGCGAGGTGAAAAAGATCCTGAGCGACCTGATAGCCGGGGAGCACAAACGTAAGCCGCTGAGCGATGAAAACCTTACGAAAATGCTGCAGGACAAAGGGTACAATATTGCCCGCCGTACGGTGGCCAAGTACAGGGAACAGCTTAATATCCCGGTGGCCCGCCTCCGCAAAGAACTGTAG
- a CDS encoding ribonuclease HII — protein MLKSYYQKGVMEAGCDEAGRGCLAGPVFAAAVILPPRFRHPLLNDSKQMKPAHREEVRQYIETKAICYAVASVDNEEIDRINILKASFKAMHLALEQLKQQPEYILVDGNRFVPYGTVPHACIIQGDGIYASIAAASVLAKTYRDAHMMALHLEHPQFGWHENKGYGTLVHRNALREHGETRYHRKSFRLNYDQPELDFENTDAGL, from the coding sequence TTGCTGAAATCGTACTATCAGAAAGGAGTTATGGAAGCCGGCTGCGATGAAGCCGGCCGTGGATGCCTGGCCGGGCCTGTGTTTGCGGCAGCAGTAATTTTACCGCCCCGTTTCAGGCACCCCTTGCTCAACGATTCCAAACAAATGAAGCCCGCCCACCGCGAGGAAGTGCGGCAATACATAGAAACCAAAGCTATCTGCTACGCAGTAGCCAGCGTGGATAATGAAGAGATAGACCGGATCAATATCCTGAAGGCATCTTTCAAGGCCATGCACCTGGCCCTGGAGCAGTTGAAGCAACAACCGGAGTACATTTTAGTGGATGGCAACCGGTTTGTGCCTTATGGTACAGTGCCCCATGCGTGCATTATCCAGGGCGATGGCATTTATGCCTCCATCGCCGCGGCCTCGGTGCTGGCCAAGACCTATCGCGATGCCCACATGATGGCCCTCCACCTGGAACATCCCCAGTTTGGCTGGCATGAAAATAAGGGCTACGGTACACTGGTGCACCGCAACGCCCTGAGGGAACACGGCGAAACCCGCTATCACCGCAAATCTTTCCGGCTGAACTACGACCAACCGGAATTGGATTTTGAAAATACGGACGCCGGGCTGTAA
- a CDS encoding S46 family peptidase — MKKNLFVLILLLAAQVTRADEGMWLPYLLGQQTYNDMVKRGLKLTKEQLYSINKASIKDAIIIFGGGCTGEIVSNEGLIFTNHHCGYAAVAAASTVEHNYLKNGFYARSKQEEIPSRNLSVQFLVRVEDVTNQMNDALKGLSGMERVNAQQHKTQELVAKATEGTGYEASVSPIFKGNQFLLYVYERYKDIRLVGVPPESIGKFGGDTDNWEWPRHTGDFSIFRVYTDKNGKPAEYSADNVPMKPRYFLPVSTKGVKEGDYAMIFGYPGGTNRYETSFGVNLKTSVENPAIVNLRDVRLKAMFEQMKKDPAVKLKLASSYAGIANYWKFFDGESKQLLKYGVEDQKKKQEAAFTQWAKGKPEYENIFRDYAKAYDEWRPYAKHRQYLREGILGSPLAAFAANLVLVERALTTPGAPADAVPKAMTAVSEARKTFLAGEDKPSDQKILAATARMFYTDIDKNQQPIGFYEDIRSKFGSLDDDNTWRIWAASVMSNTFILDDKKWNDFAAHPDAVTLQNDPAFAYASAFLKNYNSKYLPIFAKFTTTNEDLGREYLKGVMEMEPNKQRYPDATFTMRVTYGNVKAYSPRDAVHYDYACTMTGVMEKYVPGDYEFDLPQNYIDAYRRKDFGPYKDAARNDVVVCFITTNDITGGNSGSPVMNANGELVGLAFDGNYEALSHKIQFDPVYNRTICVDVRYVLWCIDKLGGGKNLVDELKLSGAPVAKKK, encoded by the coding sequence ATGAAAAAAAACCTGTTCGTCCTTATCCTGCTGCTGGCTGCCCAGGTGACCCGCGCGGATGAAGGCATGTGGCTGCCCTACCTCCTGGGCCAGCAAACCTATAACGACATGGTGAAGCGCGGCCTGAAGCTCACGAAAGAGCAGCTGTACAGCATTAACAAGGCCTCCATCAAAGATGCTATTATCATTTTTGGTGGCGGCTGCACCGGAGAGATCGTGAGCAACGAAGGCCTGATCTTTACCAACCATCACTGTGGCTACGCCGCTGTGGCCGCGGCCAGCACCGTGGAGCACAACTACCTGAAGAATGGCTTCTATGCCCGCAGCAAGCAGGAGGAAATCCCTTCCAGGAACCTTTCCGTGCAGTTCCTGGTGCGCGTGGAAGATGTAACCAACCAGATGAACGATGCGCTGAAAGGCCTCAGCGGCATGGAGCGCGTAAACGCACAGCAACATAAAACGCAGGAACTGGTAGCCAAAGCCACGGAAGGCACCGGCTACGAAGCCAGCGTGAGTCCCATTTTCAAAGGCAATCAATTCCTGCTCTACGTGTACGAGCGCTATAAAGATATCCGCCTGGTAGGCGTTCCGCCGGAAAGCATCGGCAAGTTTGGCGGCGATACCGACAACTGGGAATGGCCCCGCCACACGGGCGACTTCTCTATTTTCCGCGTGTACACGGATAAGAATGGAAAACCGGCAGAATATAGTGCAGACAATGTGCCCATGAAGCCCAGGTATTTCCTGCCTGTGTCTACCAAGGGCGTGAAAGAAGGCGACTACGCCATGATCTTTGGCTATCCTGGTGGAACTAACCGTTATGAAACATCCTTTGGTGTAAACCTGAAGACCAGCGTGGAAAACCCGGCCATCGTAAACCTGCGCGATGTACGCCTGAAGGCCATGTTTGAGCAGATGAAGAAAGACCCGGCCGTGAAACTGAAGCTGGCCTCCAGCTACGCCGGCATTGCCAACTACTGGAAATTCTTTGACGGCGAAAGCAAACAACTGCTGAAGTATGGCGTGGAAGACCAAAAGAAAAAACAGGAAGCCGCCTTTACCCAGTGGGCCAAAGGCAAGCCGGAATATGAAAATATCTTCCGCGATTATGCCAAGGCATACGATGAATGGCGCCCCTACGCTAAACACCGCCAGTACCTGCGCGAAGGCATCCTGGGCTCTCCCCTGGCGGCTTTTGCGGCAAACCTGGTGCTCGTTGAACGGGCCCTCACTACACCCGGCGCCCCGGCTGATGCGGTACCCAAGGCTATGACCGCCGTGAGCGAAGCCCGCAAAACATTCCTGGCCGGTGAAGATAAACCCAGCGACCAGAAAATACTGGCGGCCACCGCACGCATGTTCTACACAGACATTGACAAAAACCAGCAGCCCATCGGTTTTTACGAAGACATCCGCAGCAAATTTGGCAGCCTGGATGATGACAACACCTGGCGCATCTGGGCCGCTTCCGTGATGAGCAACACCTTCATCCTGGATGATAAAAAATGGAACGACTTTGCAGCCCACCCGGATGCGGTGACCCTGCAGAACGACCCGGCCTTTGCCTACGCCAGTGCTTTCCTGAAAAACTACAACAGCAAGTACCTGCCCATCTTTGCCAAGTTTACCACCACGAACGAGGACCTGGGCCGCGAATACCTGAAAGGCGTAATGGAAATGGAGCCCAACAAGCAGCGCTACCCGGATGCCACCTTCACCATGCGCGTAACTTACGGCAACGTGAAAGCCTACAGCCCTCGTGACGCCGTGCATTATGATTATGCCTGCACTATGACTGGCGTAATGGAAAAATATGTGCCCGGTGATTATGAATTTGACCTGCCGCAAAACTACATTGACGCGTACAGGCGCAAAGACTTTGGCCCGTACAAGGACGCTGCGCGCAATGATGTGGTGGTGTGCTTTATCACAACCAACGACATTACCGGTGGCAACTCCGGCTCCCCGGTAATGAACGCAAACGGTGAACTGGTAGGCCTGGCCTTTGACGGCAACTACGAGGCCCTCAGCCACAAGATCCAGTTTGACCCGGTGTACAACCGTACCATCTGCGTGGATGTACGCTATGTACTGTGGTGCATTGACAAACTGGGGGGCGGCAAAAACCTGGTCGACGAGCTGAAACTCAGCGGCGCACCAGTGGCGAAAAAGAAATAA
- a CDS encoding nucleoid-associated protein gives MIHVSDIKDLEKLTIHKVGNASKEEPLVFSQSPLALEDEMISQLLLTYFIQPFTNNAEFFRFTHEADLNLNEVYQYCRRIFEDVETFQEQSVNIAKHLYKHSTHPKVKGGELYIVHFSKCQVDGEEVEAVGIFKSENRDTYLKVYLQDENYQVNHDDGINISKLDKGCLVFNIEEEDGYKVSVVDSISKQNEAIYWKDAFLQVQRRADSYHQTENMVNMCKQFINNKLPTEFELNRVDQADLMNKSAAYFKEKDHFQMEEFAEEVLGHPEAIESFKSYREYFEKENQEAFPESFDISSAAVKKQNKVFKTVIKLDKNFHIYIHGNREMVERGFDETMNMNYYKLFFESEA, from the coding sequence ATGATTCATGTTTCCGACATCAAAGACCTGGAGAAACTTACTATTCATAAAGTAGGCAACGCATCTAAAGAAGAGCCACTTGTATTTTCCCAAAGCCCCCTGGCCCTGGAAGATGAGATGATCAGCCAGTTGCTGCTCACCTATTTTATCCAGCCATTCACCAACAATGCGGAATTTTTCCGCTTCACCCACGAGGCAGACCTCAACCTGAACGAAGTGTACCAGTACTGCCGGCGCATTTTTGAGGATGTGGAAACTTTCCAGGAGCAGTCCGTCAACATTGCCAAACACCTGTATAAACACAGCACCCACCCCAAGGTGAAAGGCGGGGAGCTGTACATTGTGCACTTCAGTAAATGCCAGGTGGACGGAGAGGAAGTGGAAGCAGTGGGCATCTTTAAATCAGAGAACCGCGATACCTACCTGAAGGTGTACCTGCAGGACGAGAACTACCAGGTAAACCATGATGATGGCATCAATATTTCCAAGCTGGATAAGGGCTGCCTGGTGTTCAATATTGAAGAAGAAGATGGCTACAAAGTGAGTGTGGTAGACAGCATCAGCAAGCAGAATGAGGCCATTTACTGGAAAGATGCCTTCCTGCAGGTGCAGCGCCGGGCAGACAGCTATCATCAAACGGAAAATATGGTGAACATGTGCAAGCAGTTCATCAACAACAAGCTGCCCACCGAGTTTGAGCTGAACCGCGTGGACCAGGCAGACCTCATGAACAAATCAGCCGCCTACTTCAAGGAAAAGGACCATTTCCAGATGGAAGAATTTGCCGAAGAAGTACTGGGCCATCCCGAGGCTATTGAGTCTTTCAAATCCTATCGCGAGTACTTTGAAAAAGAGAACCAGGAAGCATTCCCGGAAAGTTTTGACATCTCTTCCGCTGCCGTTAAAAAGCAGAATAAGGTATTCAAAACAGTGATCAAGCTGGATAAAAATTTTCACATTTATATCCATGGCAACCGTGAGATGGTGGAGCGGGGCTTTGATGAAACGATGAATATGAATTATTACAAACTATTCTTTGAAAGCGAAGCTTAG
- a CDS encoding SMP-30/gluconolactonase/LRE family protein: MKKIPLLLATVFVTVTATAQKVTDDFNQANDLTAENMFSKNIEGPNFDRAGNLYVVNFEKDGTIGKINTRNGSGKIFVTLPDSSIGNGVHFDSKGTMYLPDFVGHNILTVDMRTKKVSVYLHNDAFNQPNDLCFMKNDGFFASDPNWKENTGQVWFIKDGKATLVAKDMGTTNGIELSPDERTLYVNEGTQRRIWKFRVDNKGNLSHKELFYEFEDGGMDGMKCDKNGNLYVCRWGTGQIVVLAPTGRIFNTINLRGKQCSNLVFGGPDGQTIYVTLQDRKCVEWVRVAIPGKKFDKRQ, translated from the coding sequence ATGAAAAAAATACCATTGCTGCTGGCCACTGTGTTTGTCACCGTGACGGCCACCGCCCAGAAAGTGACCGATGACTTTAACCAGGCCAACGATCTCACTGCGGAAAACATGTTCAGCAAGAACATCGAAGGCCCCAACTTTGACCGGGCCGGTAATCTTTACGTAGTGAATTTTGAAAAAGACGGCACCATCGGCAAGATCAATACCCGCAACGGTAGCGGCAAAATCTTCGTAACCCTGCCGGATAGCAGCATTGGCAACGGGGTGCACTTTGACAGCAAGGGCACCATGTACCTGCCGGACTTTGTGGGTCACAACATCCTGACGGTGGACATGCGCACCAAAAAAGTAAGCGTATACCTGCACAACGATGCCTTTAATCAGCCCAATGACCTGTGCTTCATGAAGAACGACGGCTTCTTTGCCTCCGATCCCAACTGGAAGGAAAATACCGGCCAGGTATGGTTTATTAAAGACGGCAAAGCCACGCTGGTGGCCAAAGACATGGGCACTACCAACGGCATAGAACTAAGCCCCGACGAGCGCACCCTGTATGTAAATGAAGGCACCCAGCGCAGGATCTGGAAGTTCCGGGTAGACAACAAGGGGAACCTGAGTCATAAAGAGCTTTTCTATGAATTTGAAGACGGCGGCATGGATGGCATGAAATGCGATAAGAACGGCAACCTTTATGTGTGCCGCTGGGGCACAGGCCAGATCGTAGTACTGGCGCCCACGGGCCGCATTTTCAACACCATCAACCTGCGCGGCAAGCAATGCAGCAACCTGGTTTTTGGCGGCCCCGACGGACAAACCATTTACGTAACCCTGCAGGACCGGAAGTGCGTGGAATGGGTGCGGGTGGCCATTCCGGGTAAAAAGTTTGATAAAAGACAGTAG
- the fabG gene encoding 3-oxoacyl-[acyl-carrier-protein] reductase has product MMKLLENKVAIVTGASRGIGEGIALKFAEHGANVAFTYLSSDEKAKALEQKLQAFGVKAKAYKSNAGVFAECETLVNEVLKDFGTVDICVNNAGISKDNLLLRMSPEQWDDVMNTNLKSVFNMTKQVIRPMMKARSGVIINMSSIIGIQGNAGQSSYAASKAGIIGFTKSVAKELGSRNIRCNAIAPGFIETDMTHYLQDGDAKNNYMEKIPLGRFGTTEDIANSCLFLASDMGAYLTGQTLSVCGGLNI; this is encoded by the coding sequence ATGATGAAATTACTGGAGAACAAAGTGGCAATTGTAACGGGCGCCAGCCGTGGTATTGGTGAAGGCATTGCCCTCAAATTCGCTGAACATGGCGCAAACGTGGCATTCACCTACCTGAGCTCCGATGAAAAAGCAAAGGCACTGGAACAAAAACTGCAGGCATTTGGCGTAAAAGCAAAAGCTTATAAGTCAAACGCCGGCGTATTTGCAGAATGCGAAACCCTGGTAAATGAAGTACTGAAAGATTTTGGCACCGTAGATATCTGCGTGAACAATGCCGGCATCTCCAAAGATAACCTCCTGCTCCGCATGAGCCCCGAGCAGTGGGATGATGTGATGAACACGAACCTGAAAAGTGTGTTCAACATGACCAAGCAGGTGATCCGCCCCATGATGAAAGCCAGAAGTGGTGTGATCATTAACATGAGCTCCATCATCGGTATCCAGGGCAATGCAGGCCAGAGCAGCTACGCCGCTTCCAAGGCCGGTATCATCGGGTTCACCAAGTCTGTGGCCAAGGAGCTGGGCAGCCGCAACATCCGTTGCAACGCTATTGCCCCCGGCTTCATTGAAACAGACATGACCCACTACCTGCAGGATGGCGACGCCAAGAATAACTACATGGAAAAAATCCCCCTGGGCCGCTTTGGTACCACGGAAGATATTGCCAACAGCTGCCTGTTCCTGGCCAGCGATATGGGCGCTTACCTCACCGGCCAGACGCTGAGCGTTTGCGGTGGGCTGAACATCTAA